A window of the Flavobacterium sangjuense genome harbors these coding sequences:
- a CDS encoding CoA-acylating methylmalonate-semialdehyde dehydrogenase: MKYKAIQNYIGGKFVDASTTKTMDVISPLDGNYLSTVPMSNSKDLDDAVKAAQAAFPAWSKTPIKERVQVFFRYKTLLEKNLKELAELCSEENGKTYGESVAEIEKCIELTEFATSLPQLITGELLEVSKGVECRTEHVPLGVVASIVPFNFPSMVPNWTIPNAIALGNCMIIKPSEKVPLSCGRLAELLKEAGLPDGVFNVVHGDVDIVNAICDHPKIEAVSFVGSTKVAKIVYQRATSNYKRCLSLGGAKNHLMVLPDAIPEMTAQNVAASMSGCAGQRCMAASAMIGVGNVDAIVSKICDEARKIVPGQNLGAVINKESQDRIESYISQAEKDGAKILVDGRNFKVAGKEKGTYVGPTVIDFVTPEMSVATEEIFGPVISIIRTKTVDEALAIENKNPYGNAASVFTQNGGMARYIIDKASAGMIGVNVGVPVPREPFSFGGWNESKFGVGDITGKSSIEFWTKLKKSTIKWNAEAGVNWMS; encoded by the coding sequence ATGAAATACAAAGCAATTCAGAATTACATCGGAGGCAAATTTGTCGATGCTTCTACCACAAAAACAATGGATGTAATTTCACCTTTAGACGGGAATTATTTATCAACCGTTCCAATGTCAAACTCAAAAGATTTAGACGATGCTGTCAAAGCAGCACAAGCAGCATTTCCTGCTTGGAGCAAAACACCAATAAAAGAAAGAGTTCAGGTATTTTTTAGATACAAAACCTTGTTAGAGAAAAACCTAAAAGAACTAGCTGAACTTTGCAGCGAAGAAAACGGAAAAACCTATGGCGAATCCGTAGCCGAAATAGAAAAATGTATCGAGCTTACCGAGTTCGCAACATCTTTACCACAATTAATTACAGGTGAATTATTAGAAGTAAGCAAAGGAGTTGAATGTAGAACTGAACACGTTCCGTTGGGCGTTGTAGCTTCTATCGTACCTTTTAACTTTCCATCGATGGTTCCAAACTGGACGATTCCAAATGCAATCGCTCTTGGGAATTGTATGATTATAAAGCCTTCTGAAAAAGTGCCGTTGAGCTGCGGAAGATTAGCTGAACTTTTAAAAGAAGCAGGTTTACCAGATGGTGTTTTTAACGTAGTTCATGGCGATGTAGATATTGTAAATGCCATTTGTGATCATCCAAAAATTGAAGCAGTTTCATTTGTTGGTTCTACCAAAGTGGCGAAGATTGTTTACCAACGCGCGACATCTAATTACAAAAGATGTTTATCTCTTGGTGGTGCCAAAAATCACTTGATGGTTTTACCGGATGCAATTCCGGAAATGACGGCTCAAAATGTGGCAGCTTCGATGTCTGGTTGCGCTGGTCAGCGTTGTATGGCAGCTTCAGCCATGATTGGCGTTGGAAACGTTGATGCGATTGTTTCTAAAATTTGTGATGAAGCACGCAAAATAGTTCCGGGACAAAATCTAGGAGCAGTTATCAATAAAGAATCGCAGGACAGAATCGAAAGTTATATCAGTCAGGCTGAAAAAGACGGGGCTAAAATCTTAGTCGATGGTAGAAATTTCAAAGTTGCCGGAAAAGAAAAAGGAACTTATGTTGGTCCAACCGTAATCGACTTTGTAACGCCGGAAATGAGTGTTGCCACAGAAGAAATCTTCGGACCTGTAATTTCAATCATCAGAACCAAAACTGTCGATGAAGCTTTAGCTATCGAAAACAAAAACCCATACGGAAATGCGGCGAGTGTATTCACCCAAAACGGTGGAATGGCACGTTACATCATCGATAAGGCAAGCGCCGGAATGATTGGTGTGAACGTTGGGGTTCCGGTTCCGAGAGAACCTTTCAGCTTTGGAGGTTGGAACGAAAGTAAATTCGGAGTTGGCGATATCACCGGAAAAAGCTCAATTGAGTTTTGGACAAAATTGAAAAAAAGCACCATAAAATGGAATGCCGAAGCAGGCGTAAACTGGATGAGTTAA
- a CDS encoding aminotransferase class III-fold pyridoxal phosphate-dependent enzyme gives MITKEQEMTKEQIINDSKKYSLFSWSAQAPVNPIAIERAEGVYLYDYDGNRIIDFSSGLMSVNIGHGDQRVTDAVVEQMQKVSYVTPSCTTEVRAKLSKKLAEICPGDLNKAFYTLCGTSSIDNAIKLARLYTGRHKIIGRYRAFHGGSIGGMTAGGDPRKLANDSQQMPNAVHLDDPYYFFGMKDLDETTKLNLSLEYVERVIHLEGKTNIAAFIFEGESGSSGCLHYPKGYLKGVKALCEKYGILFVADEVMSGFGRTGKWFGFENHDIVPDMVCMAKGLTSSYLPLGCLMVSDRIAEKFENTPMMIGLTYNGHPVALAAALAVINIYESDKLIENTRAMSAYLESRIEEMRSQHPSMGAFRNTGLLGCLDVLKNKATGELMAPYNAAADDMKVSNQIAAKIRQLGMYTFVRWGYIFIAPPLCVTKDQIDEGLAIISEALKISDEALV, from the coding sequence ATGATTACGAAAGAACAAGAAATGACGAAAGAACAAATCATAAACGACAGCAAAAAGTATAGTTTATTTTCATGGTCAGCACAAGCTCCCGTAAACCCTATTGCAATAGAAAGAGCCGAAGGCGTGTATTTATACGATTATGATGGCAACAGAATAATAGATTTTTCTTCTGGCTTGATGTCGGTAAATATTGGTCATGGTGACCAACGTGTGACAGATGCAGTGGTGGAACAAATGCAAAAAGTGAGTTATGTAACACCAAGTTGTACCACCGAAGTTAGAGCTAAATTATCCAAAAAATTAGCTGAAATCTGTCCGGGCGATTTGAACAAAGCGTTCTATACGTTATGCGGAACTTCGTCTATCGATAATGCTATTAAACTGGCAAGATTGTATACCGGAAGACACAAAATCATCGGAAGATACAGAGCTTTTCACGGAGGTTCAATCGGCGGAATGACCGCTGGTGGAGATCCAAGAAAACTGGCTAACGATTCCCAACAAATGCCAAATGCGGTTCATTTAGATGATCCCTATTATTTCTTCGGAATGAAAGATTTGGATGAAACTACAAAGTTGAATTTAAGTCTGGAATATGTCGAAAGAGTAATTCATCTCGAAGGTAAAACCAATATAGCGGCTTTTATTTTTGAAGGTGAAAGTGGTTCTTCAGGCTGTCTTCATTATCCAAAAGGATACTTAAAAGGTGTAAAAGCGCTTTGTGAAAAATACGGAATCTTGTTCGTTGCCGATGAGGTAATGAGCGGTTTTGGTCGTACCGGAAAATGGTTCGGATTCGAAAATCATGACATCGTTCCCGATATGGTTTGCATGGCGAAAGGATTGACTTCTTCTTATCTGCCTTTAGGATGCCTAATGGTTTCAGATAGAATTGCCGAAAAATTTGAAAATACTCCAATGATGATTGGCTTGACCTATAACGGACATCCGGTAGCTTTGGCTGCGGCTTTGGCAGTAATCAACATCTACGAAAGTGATAAACTGATTGAAAATACCCGAGCAATGAGCGCTTATCTTGAATCAAGAATTGAAGAAATGCGAAGCCAGCATCCAAGCATGGGAGCTTTCAGAAACACTGGACTTTTAGGTTGTCTTGATGTTTTGAAAAATAAAGCTACAGGCGAATTAATGGCACCTTATAACGCTGCCGCAGATGATATGAAAGTATCAAATCAAATCGCTGCTAAGATTCGACAATTAGGAATGTACACGTTCGTACGTTGGGGTTATATTTTTATCGCACCGCCATTGTGTGTTACCAAAGACCAAATCGATGAAGGTTTAGCAATTATTAGTGAAGCCTTAAAAATTTCAGACGAAGCATTAGTCTAA
- a CDS encoding NCS1 family nucleobase:cation symporter-1 codes for MNTNSSLYSEDLAPISAEKRTWTTWNYAALWISMSLCIPTYMLSSSLIEGGMNWWQAILTIFLGNTVVLIPMILNGHAGAKYGIPFPVFARASFGTAGANIPALLRAIVACGWFGIQTWIGGFAIFQMVRLWIPSIETLPQVFPDSWGLQTGPAICFILFWLLNMYVVYLGVDSIRKLLVFKAIFLPVAALALLFWALSAANGLGPILNTPSKFTNTTDFFHFFFPALTGMVGFWATLSLNIPDFTRYATSQKAQIKGQIYGLPTSMTLFAFVGVVVTSATTIVFGTMIWDPVVLAGKFDSKLLVSIAMIAVAISTLATNIAANIVSPANDFANLSPSKIDFRKGGYITGIIGILIFPWKLIADPTGYIFTWLVGYSSLLGPVGGIMIVDYYFIRKQTLEVEDLYNTKGIYAFSNGFNFKAIIALLIGIAPNVPGFFTTIKVFPTDMFPNWIIGLYSYAWFVGFALSGFVYWLLMKKKAT; via the coding sequence ATGAATACAAATTCCTCTTTGTATAGCGAAGACTTGGCTCCAATTTCGGCTGAAAAGCGAACTTGGACGACATGGAATTATGCAGCTTTATGGATAAGCATGAGTCTTTGTATTCCAACGTATATGCTGTCAAGTTCTTTGATAGAAGGCGGAATGAATTGGTGGCAGGCAATCCTAACGATATTTCTAGGAAACACGGTTGTTTTGATTCCGATGATCTTAAATGGTCATGCCGGAGCCAAATATGGAATCCCGTTTCCGGTTTTTGCGAGAGCGAGTTTCGGAACGGCTGGTGCCAATATTCCGGCATTGCTTCGTGCAATTGTAGCCTGTGGTTGGTTCGGAATTCAAACGTGGATTGGCGGTTTTGCGATTTTTCAAATGGTGCGTTTATGGATTCCGTCAATAGAAACCTTACCACAAGTTTTTCCGGATTCCTGGGGATTACAAACCGGACCGGCAATTTGTTTCATTTTGTTCTGGTTGTTAAATATGTATGTGGTTTATCTTGGTGTAGACAGCATTCGAAAATTATTGGTTTTCAAAGCGATTTTTTTACCTGTTGCTGCTTTGGCTCTTTTGTTTTGGGCGTTAAGCGCAGCTAATGGTTTAGGACCAATATTGAACACACCTTCAAAATTTACAAACACTACCGATTTCTTTCATTTCTTCTTTCCAGCCTTGACTGGAATGGTAGGTTTTTGGGCAACATTGTCGTTAAATATTCCTGACTTTACACGTTATGCGACTTCACAAAAAGCACAAATCAAAGGACAAATTTATGGTTTGCCAACATCGATGACCTTGTTTGCTTTTGTAGGCGTTGTAGTTACATCAGCAACGACAATCGTATTCGGAACAATGATTTGGGATCCTGTAGTTTTAGCTGGAAAATTTGACAGTAAATTATTGGTAAGCATCGCGATGATTGCGGTTGCTATTTCTACATTGGCGACAAATATTGCCGCAAATATTGTAAGCCCGGCGAATGATTTTGCCAATTTATCGCCGTCAAAAATTGATTTCAGAAAAGGCGGTTATATCACAGGAATTATCGGGATATTGATTTTTCCATGGAAGTTAATCGCTGACCCAACAGGCTATATTTTCACTTGGCTAGTTGGCTATTCAAGTTTACTCGGACCAGTGGGTGGAATCATGATTGTCGATTATTATTTCATCCGAAAACAAACATTGGAAGTTGAAGATTTATACAACACTAAAGGAATTTATGCATTTTCAAACGGATTTAATTTCAAAGCGATTATCGCTTTATTGATTGGAATTGCACCTAACGTTCCCGGATTTTTTACAACTATAAAAGTATTTCCCACAGACATGTTTCCAAATTGGATAATCGGATTATACAGTTATGCCTGGTTTGTTGGCTTTGCCTTAAGTGGTTTTGTTTATTGGTTATTAATGAAAAAGAAAGCAACTTAG
- the hydA gene encoding dihydropyrimidinase yields MSILIKNGRIITAADDYVADIFIEGESISRIGKNLDVQADTVIDASGKLVMPGGIDPHVHLDMPFMGTYSSDNYETGTRAALFGGTTTVIDFILQTQGKSLGSALKDWKGRSDNNAVGDYSFHMAVTDFNEETKKEIQHFIEVEGITSFKTFMAYKGALMIDDRQMIGLQEEVKKHGGLINVHATNGDMIDYLIQKHKEEGKLSPLYHYLSQPEVTEAEASERFVDMINYTGCPGYIVHLTCEGALNAVRNATRRNQNVFVETCIQYLLLDASLYEKNFEGAKWVMSPPLREKKDQETLWAGLNQGMVQVVATDHCPFMWEQKLMGKDDFSKIPNGHPAIENRMELLFSEGVNKGRITLNKYVEVASTNAAKIFGMFPKKGTIAVGSDADIVLFDANEKHTLSAKTHHMNVDYSGYEGWELTGKVKTVLLRGQIAIDNNECKVQKGYGQFVKRNKVQGKI; encoded by the coding sequence ATGAGTATTTTAATTAAAAACGGAAGAATTATTACCGCTGCCGATGATTATGTAGCGGACATTTTTATAGAAGGAGAATCGATTTCAAGAATTGGCAAAAACCTGGATGTTCAGGCCGATACCGTTATCGATGCTTCCGGAAAGTTAGTTATGCCCGGCGGAATCGATCCTCACGTGCATTTGGATATGCCATTTATGGGAACGTATTCCAGCGACAATTATGAAACCGGAACGCGTGCCGCACTATTTGGCGGAACAACAACAGTTATTGATTTTATCCTGCAAACACAAGGTAAAAGCCTTGGATCAGCTTTGAAGGATTGGAAAGGAAGAAGCGATAATAATGCTGTGGGCGATTATAGTTTCCACATGGCGGTGACCGACTTCAATGAAGAAACCAAAAAGGAAATTCAGCATTTTATAGAAGTAGAAGGAATCACTTCTTTCAAAACATTTATGGCCTACAAAGGTGCTCTGATGATTGACGACCGTCAAATGATTGGTCTTCAGGAAGAAGTCAAAAAGCATGGTGGTTTAATTAATGTACACGCTACAAATGGTGATATGATTGATTACCTAATCCAAAAACATAAAGAAGAAGGGAAATTGTCTCCATTATATCATTACTTATCTCAACCCGAAGTTACTGAGGCGGAAGCCAGCGAACGTTTTGTAGATATGATAAATTACACTGGTTGCCCAGGTTACATTGTACACTTAACTTGTGAAGGAGCGCTGAATGCTGTGCGTAATGCCACAAGAAGAAATCAAAATGTTTTTGTAGAAACCTGTATCCAGTATTTGCTTTTGGATGCGAGTCTGTATGAGAAGAATTTTGAAGGTGCCAAATGGGTAATGTCGCCACCATTGCGTGAGAAAAAAGATCAGGAAACGCTTTGGGCAGGATTAAATCAGGGAATGGTGCAGGTTGTAGCAACTGATCATTGTCCGTTTATGTGGGAACAAAAACTAATGGGTAAGGACGATTTTTCTAAAATCCCAAATGGTCATCCGGCAATCGAAAACCGTATGGAATTACTTTTCAGCGAAGGCGTAAACAAAGGCAGAATTACTTTGAATAAATATGTGGAAGTTGCTTCAACGAATGCGGCAAAAATCTTTGGAATGTTCCCTAAAAAAGGAACAATTGCTGTTGGTAGCGATGCCGATATTGTATTATTTGATGCGAATGAAAAACATACACTTTCGGCAAAAACACATCATATGAATGTTGATTACAGCGGTTATGAAGGCTGGGAATTGACAGGAAAAGTAAAAACCGTTTTGCTTCGTGGTCAGATTGCAATTGACAACAACGAATGTAAAGTGCAAAAAGGCTACGGCCAATTTGTAAAACGAAATAAAGTACAAGGAAAAATATAA
- a CDS encoding nitrilase-related carbon-nitrogen hydrolase: protein MARIVKSGLIQLSLAKTEGEGTIPEIMEAMLQKHIPYIEEAGRQGVQILCFQEIFNTPYFCPGQDSAWYASAESVPGPTTERMQVYAKKYDMVIIVPVYEKDQAGVLYNTAAVIDADGTYLGKYRKNHIPQTGGFWEKYFFKPGNLGYPVFQTKYAKVGVYICYDRHFPDGARCLGLNGAEIVYNPSATTVGQSQNLWKLEQPAHAVANGYFMGCINRVGIEKPWNLGRFYGTSYFVNPLGEIFACASEDKDELLVAEFDLDLIEQIRGKWQFYRDRRPETYGEITAP, encoded by the coding sequence ATGGCAAGAATAGTAAAATCAGGCTTGATTCAATTGAGTTTAGCCAAAACAGAAGGCGAAGGAACGATTCCCGAGATCATGGAAGCGATGCTGCAAAAGCACATTCCGTACATTGAAGAAGCCGGAAGACAAGGCGTTCAGATTTTGTGTTTTCAGGAAATCTTCAACACACCTTATTTCTGTCCGGGACAAGACAGCGCCTGGTATGCGTCGGCAGAATCAGTGCCCGGACCTACAACGGAAAGAATGCAGGTTTACGCCAAAAAATACGACATGGTAATCATAGTTCCGGTCTATGAAAAAGATCAAGCCGGAGTTTTATACAACACCGCTGCAGTCATCGATGCTGATGGAACGTATCTCGGTAAATATCGAAAAAATCACATTCCGCAAACAGGTGGTTTCTGGGAAAAATATTTCTTCAAACCCGGGAATTTAGGGTATCCCGTTTTTCAAACTAAGTATGCTAAAGTTGGCGTTTACATTTGCTACGACAGGCATTTCCCTGATGGCGCAAGATGCCTTGGTTTAAACGGTGCCGAAATCGTTTACAATCCATCAGCCACAACCGTTGGGCAATCCCAAAATTTATGGAAACTCGAGCAACCGGCACATGCCGTGGCCAATGGCTATTTCATGGGTTGCATCAACCGTGTCGGAATTGAAAAGCCATGGAATCTCGGACGCTTTTACGGAACGTCATATTTCGTAAATCCACTTGGCGAAATATTTGCCTGCGCTTCCGAAGATAAAGATGAACTATTGGTAGCCGAATTCGATTTGGATTTAATCGAACAAATCAGAGGCAAATGGCAATTCTATCGAGACAGAAGACCAGAAACCTATGGAGAAATTACTGCACCTTAA
- a CDS encoding NAD(P)-dependent oxidoreductase encodes MSIKNNRLTTAEYQENFADIHPPFETSDAALTEANRCLFCYDPPCMKSCPTSINVPKFIKQIATENLKGSAHTIFASNIMGAGCSKVCPVEKLCEGACVYNMMHEEPINIARLQRYSTEKAMANKWQLFDRKPSKGKKVAIVGAGPAGLSCAHTLSREGIDVTIYEKEAKGGGLMTYGIAAYKVTPEFCEDEVNYITSIGGIEIKYNQEFGKDVTLEYLQQNYDAVYMAFGVGLARQLDIPGEHLEGVEDAIKFIYELRDNDYSKIAVGDKVAVIGMGMTAIDAATQAKRLGASDVTLVYRRTQAEMPCTQKELDIAKLDGCKITWLASPKEIIGNNGKVSQLVCDVMKLGEPDASGRRSPIVSGETFTIDVDMVIKAAGQMPFQSLVNANNIENNNGKIAVSGKSATKLAKVFAGGDCVNGGKEVVDAVQAGKDGAAAILKTIVSPDYIIESELKPTFNN; translated from the coding sequence ATGAGTATCAAAAATAACCGATTAACCACTGCTGAATATCAGGAAAACTTTGCTGATATACATCCGCCATTTGAAACTTCGGATGCAGCTTTGACAGAAGCCAATCGCTGCCTGTTTTGTTATGATCCGCCTTGTATGAAGTCGTGTCCAACATCCATCAACGTTCCAAAATTCATTAAACAAATCGCCACCGAAAACCTTAAAGGTTCGGCACACACCATTTTTGCTTCCAATATTATGGGAGCAGGATGCAGTAAAGTGTGTCCGGTAGAAAAACTTTGTGAAGGCGCTTGCGTCTATAACATGATGCACGAAGAACCAATCAATATTGCACGTTTGCAGCGTTATTCTACCGAAAAAGCAATGGCAAACAAATGGCAATTATTCGACAGAAAACCATCCAAAGGAAAGAAAGTTGCGATTGTTGGTGCAGGTCCGGCCGGATTGAGTTGCGCGCATACATTGAGCCGAGAAGGAATTGATGTAACCATTTATGAAAAAGAAGCCAAAGGCGGTGGACTAATGACCTACGGAATTGCAGCTTATAAAGTAACACCTGAATTCTGCGAAGATGAGGTAAATTATATCACATCTATTGGCGGAATTGAAATCAAATACAATCAGGAATTTGGAAAAGATGTGACGTTAGAATATTTACAACAAAACTACGATGCGGTTTATATGGCATTTGGAGTTGGATTGGCACGTCAGTTAGACATTCCGGGCGAACATTTAGAAGGTGTAGAAGATGCAATCAAATTCATTTATGAATTGCGTGATAACGATTATTCTAAAATTGCAGTGGGCGATAAAGTAGCCGTAATCGGAATGGGAATGACCGCTATTGATGCAGCGACTCAGGCAAAAAGATTAGGTGCTTCTGATGTGACTTTGGTTTACCGAAGAACACAAGCCGAAATGCCGTGTACCCAAAAAGAATTAGACATTGCCAAATTAGATGGCTGTAAAATCACTTGGTTAGCTTCTCCAAAAGAAATCATTGGAAATAACGGAAAAGTATCTCAATTGGTTTGTGATGTAATGAAACTTGGTGAACCGGATGCAAGCGGAAGAAGAAGCCCAATAGTTTCAGGCGAAACCTTTACGATTGATGTGGATATGGTAATCAAAGCGGCAGGGCAAATGCCTTTCCAATCTTTAGTCAATGCCAATAACATCGAAAACAATAACGGGAAAATTGCCGTAAGCGGAAAATCGGCTACTAAATTGGCCAAAGTTTTTGCCGGAGGTGATTGCGTAAACGGCGGAAAAGAAGTTGTAGATGCGGTTCAGGCTGGAAAAGACGGAGCAGCAGCTATTTTGAAAACCATTGTTTCACCGGATTACATCATCGAATCCGAATTAAAACCAACCTTTAACAATTAA
- the preA gene encoding NAD-dependent dihydropyrimidine dehydrogenase subunit PreA — protein MADISTDFLGIKSPNPFWLASAPPTDKLINVVRAFEAGWGGVVWKTLGSQVKNVSSRYSSVNYGGKRMMGFNNIELISDRPLDINLKEITQVVKMFPDRAMIVSLMADNDRKSWHDLIMKAEDAGAMGFELNFGCPHGMTERGMGAAVGQDPEIAKMVVEWVMEKATIPVITKLTPNVHSVVPTAQAAVQGGTSALSLINTIQSVTGIDLDTLVPNPYVAGQSVFGGYCGPAVKPIALKMLTTVAQDPIASRVPVSGIGGVSTWKDAVEFMLLGATSVQVCTAAMNHGFRIVEDMCEGLNNWMDEKGFEKTTDFIGKSVEKITHWEDLDINYHHIAKIDQDKCIHCGLCYIACEDTSHQSINVERGNPYNNYTVKEEECVGCNLCKLVCPVDACITMEEHRVAPEYVNWKDWQREGRPLNDH, from the coding sequence ATGGCAGATATATCAACAGATTTTTTAGGCATAAAATCTCCCAATCCATTTTGGTTAGCCAGCGCGCCGCCAACAGATAAATTAATCAACGTGGTTCGTGCTTTTGAAGCAGGTTGGGGTGGAGTCGTATGGAAAACCTTAGGCTCGCAAGTTAAAAACGTTTCTTCGCGTTATTCTTCTGTGAATTATGGTGGAAAACGAATGATGGGTTTCAACAACATTGAATTAATCAGCGACCGACCTTTGGATATCAATCTAAAAGAAATTACACAGGTCGTAAAAATGTTCCCGGACAGAGCGATGATTGTTTCGCTTATGGCGGACAACGATCGTAAATCATGGCATGATTTAATCATGAAAGCGGAAGATGCCGGAGCAATGGGATTCGAATTAAACTTTGGCTGCCCACACGGAATGACAGAAAGAGGCATGGGAGCAGCTGTTGGACAAGATCCGGAAATTGCCAAAATGGTAGTTGAATGGGTAATGGAAAAAGCAACAATTCCCGTAATTACAAAGCTTACGCCAAATGTTCATTCGGTTGTACCAACAGCTCAGGCCGCAGTTCAGGGCGGAACAAGTGCGTTGAGTTTAATCAACACGATTCAAAGTGTAACCGGAATTGACTTGGATACTTTGGTTCCAAATCCATACGTAGCCGGGCAAAGCGTTTTCGGTGGTTATTGCGGTCCGGCCGTAAAACCTATCGCCTTAAAAATGTTAACTACAGTGGCGCAGGATCCAATTGCTTCCCGAGTTCCAGTTTCCGGAATTGGTGGCGTTAGCACCTGGAAAGACGCTGTGGAGTTTATGCTTTTAGGCGCGACTTCAGTACAGGTTTGTACCGCAGCAATGAATCATGGTTTCCGAATAGTGGAAGATATGTGCGAAGGGTTGAACAACTGGATGGACGAAAAAGGATTTGAAAAAACCACGGATTTCATCGGAAAATCAGTAGAAAAAATCACCCATTGGGAAGATTTGGATATTAACTATCACCATATTGCGAAAATCGACCAGGACAAATGCATCCACTGCGGATTGTGTTATATCGCCTGCGAAGACACTTCACACCAATCAATCAATGTTGAAAGAGGAAATCCGTATAATAATTACACCGTAAAAGAAGAGGAATGTGTGGGCTGTAATTTGTGCAAATTGGTTTGCCCGGTAGATGCCTGCATCACAATGGAAGAGCACCGCGTTGCACCTGAATATGTGAACTGGAAAGACTGGCAAAGAGAAGGTCGTCCGTTGAATGATCATTAA
- a CDS encoding M20 family metallo-hydrolase produces the protein MKINNARLQSYFEAMSEIGKIGETGTCRPAHTALEKQGFEIAASWMEEAGMSTHIDNFGNLIGRLEGKNPDLPVLMMGSHLDSQPYGGRFDGVAGVLCAIEVVRTLHENGVVPERPIEVISFADEEGWRFNKGLFGSRGILGKLEEGELQRKDQDGITREQALKDFGCDITKFKESEYKPGSIFCFLELHIEQGPVLDMANKPIGVVSGISGPLWWTVKLKGMAGHAGSVPMPIRKDAMVGAAEIIVALNEIATQIPGNPTVGTVGTLNVFPASRNIIAEEVTMTVDLRDIDLDRRNRYEKQLRDKIESITKKHSLTYSISEDTKSDPRYCADWIKEIIHAECQKLDLDEIELMSGPFHDALALSYVCDYGMIFVRCKDGISHNPLEYSSYEDLAIGANVLLGTVTEVLRK, from the coding sequence ATGAAAATAAATAATGCTAGGCTTCAATCTTATTTTGAAGCCATGTCTGAAATAGGTAAAATAGGTGAAACAGGAACCTGTCGACCGGCACATACAGCACTGGAAAAACAAGGTTTTGAAATTGCTGCTTCCTGGATGGAGGAAGCCGGAATGTCAACACACATTGATAATTTCGGGAACCTGATCGGTAGACTGGAAGGTAAAAATCCAGACTTACCCGTTTTGATGATGGGTTCACATCTTGATTCGCAACCTTATGGTGGACGATTTGATGGTGTTGCCGGAGTTTTGTGCGCGATAGAAGTAGTTCGGACATTGCACGAAAATGGAGTTGTTCCCGAAAGACCAATCGAAGTTATTTCGTTTGCCGATGAAGAAGGCTGGCGTTTTAATAAAGGACTTTTCGGCTCACGCGGAATCTTAGGTAAACTCGAGGAAGGCGAATTACAACGAAAAGACCAGGACGGAATCACACGTGAACAAGCATTAAAAGATTTTGGCTGCGACATTACCAAATTCAAAGAATCAGAATACAAACCGGGAAGCATTTTTTGCTTTTTGGAATTGCACATTGAGCAAGGACCGGTTTTGGATATGGCGAACAAACCAATCGGCGTTGTTTCCGGAATTTCGGGACCATTGTGGTGGACAGTCAAACTCAAAGGAATGGCTGGTCATGCTGGGTCTGTTCCGATGCCAATCCGAAAAGATGCAATGGTTGGCGCTGCTGAAATCATTGTTGCTTTAAACGAAATCGCAACTCAGATTCCCGGAAATCCAACAGTTGGAACGGTAGGAACGTTAAATGTTTTTCCAGCATCAAGAAACATTATTGCTGAAGAAGTTACGATGACTGTCGATTTACGAGACATTGATTTGGACAGAAGGAATCGTTATGAAAAACAACTTCGCGACAAAATCGAATCAATTACAAAAAAGCATAGCCTGACGTATTCCATTTCAGAAGATACCAAAAGCGATCCGCGTTATTGCGCTGATTGGATAAAAGAAATCATTCATGCCGAATGTCAAAAACTAGATTTGGATGAAATCGAATTAATGAGCGGTCCGTTTCACGATGCGCTCGCATTGTCTTATGTCTGTGATTACGGAATGATATTCGTGCGTTGCAAAGACGGCATCAGTCACAATCCGCTGGAGTATTCTTCGTATGAAGATTTGGCTATTGGTGCTAATGTTTTATTAGGTACAGTTACTGAAGTTTTAAGGAAATAA